In a genomic window of Lagopus muta isolate bLagMut1 chromosome 2, bLagMut1 primary, whole genome shotgun sequence:
- the MAP10 gene encoding LOW QUALITY PROTEIN: microtubule-associated protein 10 (The sequence of the model RefSeq protein was modified relative to this genomic sequence to represent the inferred CDS: inserted 2 bases in 1 codon; deleted 2 bases in 1 codon), whose protein sequence is MPLPYSTRLYSSGSITAPRLHGAGRKNTNLKTHLQASGRTRESWEHRSSLHRRSQGLTXPGLQLPASFAKTRCRDNDQRASSGRGGAGPSRRVSRASLARATLKLRQTLARGARGAVMSAACGGDGLFALEVLVEAVRVAASGPALRPAVALRLLGFPTLLLRPAASAPPLRPGRAFPFGRGKRCLFRWRRDSLCAALRRQPLRALLLALPAGLAPESPRLLGSCNVSLAPAAAEMPQRPEEPVRWGRRGRFPLRDAAGRTVGELVLGFRLSSLETGERSGPATPPRASPAPEDEEEADEEEEEERGEEDGNVICPPVLYYSREPAEPRLPPAAAMGCWQHVVQSPQEQSEVQSPPRPSAGPSLLQPSSPQQLHSTLAQLPLLSALLAELSVLTRSATPAAVHPHLAWLYQAPGDCGKGPRPSSHSPALKPAEVPVRPSRSSEATSSQFKQSQQQTTLPGSSQARKRSKKAAPHEETKSEKNFKTKENTPPRRKLLYGLTNTLRLRLQQNNPDKLIQLERREQYRKKQVEMLKVRSPLSKRKLLKNAEEQCVVSHRQCSKGDSSKQNGQVDETVETSLQNSALNEYFSGTGVFPDLQKQSAESPLRNNGFASKEHPCKSTVASLQEKTILKFAHKEKDLKVQLPEAFASDASVKGSNDNEEAIHFIHPKIMEHDNSSVASDQKRSPSRTAEKSSEFIYSDDFVASPDNIVYSEDFTSAECTDRDLEALDSSPEPLWVESPNRPWSDTEVESSRSRVSKASERAESMSDLLPMQSSSSPVSSLKRNHGLKNSKGTGGESVDLLNDTSLWAGLLDEEQEAHQVDKEENRVDEHIKQASILRSEQVSSDTDLNIGKGQTSAENSQSVTEVCSYLPRNLSGLELSDVENSRSGKDDDVLGDLRTQYKDISELVINNLPGYTV, encoded by the exons ATGCCGCTCCCCTATTCCACGCGGCTTTACTCAAGCGGGTCCATCACAGCTCCTCGCCTACATGGAGCTGGGAGAAAAAATACGAATTTAAAAACGCATCTCCAAGCCTCCGGTAGGACACGGGAGTCCTGGGAGCACCGCTCGTCTCTCCACCGGCGGAGTCAAGGGCTGAC GCCCGGACTACAGCTCCCAGCGTCCTTTGCAAAGACGCGTTGTCGAGACAACGACCAAAGGGCGTCCTCGGGGCGCGGGGGCGCCGGC CCCTCCCGCCGCGTGAGTCGCGCTTCTCTCGCGAGAGCCACGCTTAAACTGCGGCAAACTCTCGCGAGAGGGGCGCGCGGGGCCGTCATGTCGGCGGCGTGCGGCGGCGATGGGCTGTTCGCGCTGGAGGTGCTGGTGGAGGCGGTGCGGGTAGCGGCCTCGGGCCCCGCGCTGCGTCCGGCCGTGGCGCTGCGCCTCCTCGGTTTCCCTACCCTTCTGCTGcgccccgccgcctccgcccCGCCGCTCCGGCCCGGCCGGGCCTTCCCCTTCGGCCGCGGCAAACGCTGCCTCTTCCGCTGGCGCCGCGACTCGCTTtgcgccgcgctccgccgccAGCCGCTCCGCGCCCTGTTGCTGGCGCTGCCAGCCGGGCTCGCTCCGGAGTCCCCCCGCCTCCTAGGCAGCTGCAACGTCTCGCtggcccccgccgccgccgagATGCCGCAGCGGCCCGAGGAGCCCGTCCGCTGGGGCCGCCGCGGCCGCTTCCCGCTCAGGGACGCGGCGGGCCGCACGGTCGGGGAGCTGGTGCTGGGCTTCCGCCTCAGCAGCCTGGAGACCGGGGAACGGTCGGGCCCCGCCACACCGCCCCGCGCCTCTCCTGCGCcggaggacgaggaggaggcggatgaggaagaagaagaagagcgAGGCGAGGAGGACGGCAACGTCATCTGCCCTCCCGTGCTGTATTACAGCCGTGAGCCGGCTGAGCCTCgtctgccaccagcagcagccatggggTGCTGGCAGCATGTGGTACAAAGCCCACAAGAGCAAAGTGAGGTCCAGAGCCCCCCACGCCCCAGTGCTGGGCCCTCCTTGCTacagcccagcagcccccagcaaCTCCACAGCACCCTGGCACAGTTGCCGCTGCTCAGTGCCTTGCTGGCAGAGCTGTCTGTGCTCACCCGCTCTGCTACACCTGCTGCTGTCCATCCACATCTGGCCTGGCTCTATCAGGCCCCAGGGGACTGTGGCAAGGGTCCACGGCCATCCAGCCATTCCCCTGCCCTCAAGCCTGCAGAGGTGCCGGTGAGGCCAAGCAGGAGCAGTGAAGCTACCAGCTCTCAGTTcaagcaaagccagcagcagacTACCTTACCAGGGTCTTCTCAGGCTAGGAAAAGATCTAAGAAAGCTGCACCCCATGAAGagacaaaatctgaaaaaaacttcaaaactaAGGAAAACACACCTCCCAGAAGGAAACTGTTGTATGGGCTGACAAATACACTGAGGTTACGGCTGCAGCAAAACAATCCCGATAAGCTGATACAGCTTGAAAGGAGagaacagtacagaaaaaaGCAAGTAGAGATGTTGAAGGTGAGAAGCCCATTATCCAAAAGAAAGCTGCtcaaaaatgctgaagaacagtGTGTGGTTTCTCACAGGCAGTGTTCCAAGGGAGACAGTTCAAAGCAGAATGGTCAGGTTGATGAAACTGTTGAGACTTCATTACAAAACAGTGCTCTCAATGAGTACTTTTCTGGTACAGGTGTTTTTCCTGACCTACAGAAGCAGTCTGCTGAAAGTCCGTTGAGGAACAATGGGTTTGCAAGCAAAGAACATCCATGCAAATCAACAGTAGCCTCCTTACAGGAGAAAACTATATTAAAGTTTGCTCACAAAGAAAAGGACTTGAAAGTTCAGCTCCCAGAAGCTTTCGCATCAGATGCTAGTGTGAAGGGAAGCAATGATAATGAGGAAGCAATACACTTCATCCATCCTAAAATCATGGAGCACGATAATTCCTCTGTTGCAAGTGATCAGAAACGAAGCCCcagcagaactgctgaaaaAAGCTCTGAATTCATATACTCAGATGACTTTGTTGCTAGTCCTGACAACATAGTTTATTCAGAAGatttcaccagtgctgagtgtACAGACAGAGACTTGGAAGCTCTTGACAGCAGTCCTGAACCTCTCTGGGTTGAAAGCCCAAACCGACCTTGGTCAGATACAGAAGTGGAATCCAGCAGGTCCAGAGTTTCAAAAGCAAGTGAAAGAGCTGAAAGTATGTCAGATCTTCTGCCAATGCAGTCATCTTCATCACCAGTCTCTTCTTTGAAGAGAAACCATGgcttgaaaaacagcaaaggaacTGGTGGTGAATCTGTTGATTTACTTAATGACACCTCTCTCTGGGCAGGATTATTAGATGAAGAGCAGGAAGCCCATCAGGTTGATAAGGAAGAGAACAGAGTTGATGAGCATATTAAACAAGCATCTATACTGAGAAGTGAGCAAGTTAGCTCTGATACTGATCTGAATATAGGAAAAGGGCAGACCTCTGCAGAAAACAGTCAGTCAGTAACTGAAGTGTGCTCCTACTTACCACGTAATTTGTCTGGTCTTGAACTTAGTGATGTGGAAAACAGTAGGTCTGGCAAAGATGATGATGTTTTGGGAGACCTACGTACTCAATACAAAGATATCAGTGAACTTGTAATAAACAATCTTCCAGGATACACAGTGTAA